One window of the Rhipicephalus sanguineus isolate Rsan-2018 chromosome 2, BIME_Rsan_1.4, whole genome shotgun sequence genome contains the following:
- the LOC119381102 gene encoding uncharacterized protein LOC119381102 produces the protein MTQDLSAVVNDYLCFDDIVTVSVHEPARHTFPAVTVCNMNPMRLSALCTPRLLPVHEHDWSLKYWRRLVCNSTTHWDIALSEEDLERQRELTEWSKTVFRDNRFANLHLGHQMKDMVRQCTLNGEDCREGGYAARGRFVDHVWDGGKAFEKTRQ, from the exons ATGACGCAGGACCTGAGTGCCGTCGTGAACGACTACCTCTGTTTCGACGACATCGTAACCGTATCGGTACACGAGCCGGCGCGACACACCTTCCCCGCTGTCACCGTGTGCAATATGAACCCGATGCGTCTGTCGGCCCTTTGCACCCCTCGCCTGTTGCCTGTTCACGAGCACGACTGGTCATTGAAGTACTGGAGACGCCTCGTCTGTAACTCCACTACTCACTGGGACATCGCG TTGAGCGAGGAGGACCTGGAACGCCAGCGAGAGCTGACCGAATGGAGCAAGACAGTGTTCCGCGACAACCGATTCGCCAATCTTCACCTGGGACACCAAATGAAGGACATGGTGCGACAGTGCACCTTAAATGGCGAAGACTGCCGTGAGGGCGGGTACGCGGCACGTGGCCGATTTGTTGATCATGTTTGGGACGGTGGCAAAGCGTTTGAAAAAACGAGGCAGTAG